ATATTGACTGAGAACCTGATGCACTGCTAATCATCTTCCACTGCTAATCATCTTCCACTGCTAATCATCTTCCACCCGAGGAGATGAAGAGAAATTTAAAGGTTTCAAGGTACGACCCGCTACATCGTGCATGAGAGGAGAAAGACGAGATTAATCTGCTCATGAATCTGCGGTTATGAAACGGCTTAAGAGTATTAAGTTTAACCTCCTTGTTTCACCTACGCACATTGATACAAGTGAGGCTGAATTCACTCTTAAAATAActgctttatttctgttcacACTCCTTTAAATCAGCAATTAGTTTGAAAATCAGTTTTACACAAACAGGCAAACAAACCATGACAAGAACGCAGACGTGGAAGGAGCTCCAGCAGTTTCATTTACAGGtataaaaggtttgttttttctttaagaggAACCTctttcttttagttttcttttaaaatcagaaccttttaataaaataggttctgggaaaaaaagttcaactGAATGATAACTCTTAAAGCAGAGGATGAAATGTCATTACACATCCAAATTTAGAAACAAGAAGGGTTTAACTTTCTGATTATTTAAACTTGCTACACAGCAAAACATTTCGCACAAAGCTGCCGCTGCATAAACATGAAATGATTACATGTACATAAGGATTTGAAGCAttgtttaaaaatctaattttcttcttcagaagtggaataaagaaaacagtttcTATCAAATATTCCTGCTGGATTTAGGTTTTATTTCAGATCTGTTGTCGCTGTTATTGTTTAAACAATTACTTAATAACAAATCTGTGAAAGGAGCGGGAAAGGTTGGCAGAAAGAAAGCTCTAGAACATAgtaataaacttttaatatttatctaATAGCTAAATGGGTAGAGTGCTTTGCAAAAGAATCtcatacttttttaaatttgcctAAAATGATCCAATCTTGTAATGATCTTGATCAGAATAACTTCACTTTAAGTTTTTTCTACTCTGGTTCCATTTTTACTTGCATTTATGTTATTTCAGGACAGGTGATCAGAATAAGTTAGAAAACCCGACACAGTACTTGAGAAAAGCATCATTATCCAGTTTGTAATCAAATCTGTCAACAAGCCTCGTCTATAAACGCTTAATGCTCTTTTAGGTTGCCCTTTGACCCCACGCAGGTGGTGGGAGACAGAAGGACTTTAACTAAGACAAAATCattaaccccttaactggcAGTATCCCATCCATGGGACAAATCTACTTTGTTTGAATACTCTGCCTTTTTTGCCGCCAGTTAAGGGATTAACGGACGATGTCGTCCACTCTGTGCACGACGCTGGGaagctccttcagtgacagactgctgcatcctaGATCAACAAACTCAATAAGTGTTTTCATCCCTCCTGTTGTTTGCACTGATTGTTTTCACTTCTGGtaaatgtttgttgttgctttttattcacacatatacaattttttaaatcatcctatttgactgcatgtttatggtttttattaaCTCTACAGTCTTTTCTTATGTTGTAAATTAGCCTTTGCTGTACAGTATGTTATTGCTAGTtctacttttatatttttatttttgtgtaattctgCAATATTCGACCTGCCTGACGCATTGCTGCTggtacacctgaatttcccccCTGGAGGAACAATAAAggacatttatattattttattttctattctaAGGagatgttaaaatgtaattctcTGTGTCATGGGGTATTTTTTTCATAAGAggcttaaaacaaaacacaaaatactcgGAAAAAAATTCCCTAGGCATCTTTAAAAAGATTGCAAAACTGACTAAGtcaatttctgagaaatataAAGAAACTAAGAGACCCAAGACTTCTGCCCAGTATCAAAAATGCCCCCATCTGAAATGAACCAGAACAAATccagtaaattaaattaaactttttcagaACTGAATGTTCTGAAATCTTCTCCACTGTGAACTGGACAGCAGGTGGAGCAGCTACCATCAGTCAGATAAAAACTTTTATATCTATAAACATTTAACCAGAAGCTTTGCTGCAGGCATTCACTCCGGACAACAATCACCCAGCCTCTCACGGTGGCATCTCCAGTTTAAAAGCCTGCAGCTTGTTGAGTCTTTGCTGTGTGAGCGTCTCTGTTTGGGGTGACTAACTCTTGagggacagcagcagcagcatgctgCACACAGGCAGCAGCACTGAGATGCTGGTGGAGCCGTGTTTGTGTGCATGGCCCTTCAGAGTCTCCTTGTTCGTCTGGTCCGAGGTGGCAGAGCTGTCGGGTGCAGGCAGAGTGCTGGGGGGGAGAGTGGTCCGGCTGGCGCACATGTCATAGAGGTTTCCGGAAAACTGGGCCTTCCTGGACTCTTGTCTCAGAGACTCCCAGAtagctgctgcttctcctggACAGCCGGCCAGGGCGGAGCCGGCACAGACGTGGAAAGTATTCCAGGACCTTCGAGAGGAGAGGATAGGGAGAGTAAATCTGAATGAAAAACGAAAGCGCTTGGATCTCGGTAGGAAAGTATGTCGTAACCACAGATGTGAACGGATTCCAGTAAAATGGACCAACATTTTACAAGTAAaattcttaaaggggcagtgttatgtgttttccatttcatagcacaatcaagtaaccatAGGTGTGTTAAGAAAATGCTgtatttatcaaatatgactttaaaaactttggacctctgtcgctttaaaaactcctgatctttctgaaactccgccttcaagaagtcatcacaacatcgctcATCAATTAACCCTCTAACATCATTTTCAGTAGGCTTGCACTGAAAAGTAGCTCAAATACTGAGCTCAGCAgcttcaccaggtgtttgctaattgctgctggctagtctgaaggagctgagtgggggagctggtgctctgtgaggcaaaAACTGGGAaacgttttgcacagctgaatggttgctacAGGAGATTAAGGGATTTCTCTAAGATGCGTGagagaatcaaggcaacactccaggcgTGTtattgatgaaggaataacatcataacataatgtaaagttcaaaatagttaattttacataatattgccTGTTTACGTGTGTTGGACATTTGTATCATGTTTCCTGTCTTGCATCAGATTCTGAATTGGATTAATATCTGGACTCACGCTGGGTCTAACAAATGAATATGATTTGATATAAACCAGATATTCAAACTTTTGCTCAAAAGTAAAGCAGTATAAGCAGGGCAAAGAAATAtcaaaatgtagcttttttttaatttattcaacaaTAGACTaagcatgaaatatttttaattaagcaaACAAATTAATCAGTTTTTTGTAGAACAAGATCATAGATCcaacatttgaaatattcttTAATGTTTCCTTGATAAATTAAAGGCGTCcagtttgcttttatttatttagtcaattgaagaaaagtggaaaaatatttaatctatttacagaaataaaatcagaatctAGGTCAGTCTTCATTTGAAAAACCAAATGTACTTTAGATTATAAGTGAACGAGTAGATGAGGTCCtagttgccatgacaacagaaGAAGAGAAGATGGTCGCTTTGTGTTGCTTCTAATATTTTGTAAGTAGatgttaatttaaaagtaacagtTTTCTACTAATTTATCCTCGAATTGTGGTCAGGGGGCCGCACATAATCACTCCATGGACCACAAAAGGCCCCTGAGCCCCACTTTGAACACTCTTTGATCTAAACGCTTCTGTTGTTGCTCTGGCTGCCTGGTTTGGTTTGTTGTCGAGCTAAAATCTCTGCTTCTGTGTCAAgtcttttgcagttttcagaGTAATTATGACACTATCTGAAAAATGCAAGTTTTTAAACAATGGCTCTCTTCTTGCCACGttaaaaaacttttcagttGTTCCCCATCATCATTTACAAACGTTGGTATCACAATTTTGaagagacattttttaaatatttcttcagaCTTCCTGAAAGTCTTTTGAAGCTTTATTTCCACTTATGCAGTGCATGAACTCGATTTTACAGTTAAACATAGCTACTTTCTTaggtattgttttattttgtttgtttttgttttgctaagcCTCTTAACTTGGACGTATGAATCAATTGGGCATAAAAAGGGGATGAACAAGTGTCGTGTCTGCACAGCAGACAGCTGAGCAAAGATCCAATTCTACATCGGATATTTATATTTAGGTTCTTTCTTACCAGCAGCCTGTCataaaaacaatttagttttgtttttgggtaGTTTTATCAACTTTATTACACATATaagtggcagaaaaacaaaaatgaaacatccaGAGACAATAGATGTTAATTGAAAAATTCatattaaagaaaatttcaaaGAATATGACAAAGCTTAACCCAACTTCAGGCATAAAAAAGCACAAGATTTTCTAATATGTATGtatattaaacacaaaatctgcACAAGCGCACTTTAACAATACAAACTtgtacatatatatgtatgGGAGtacatttcctgtttattttcaattgaaaatgttattttttgctatTATCTTAATTAGGCTGAATGTGTTTCTATGCAAATCATTGAATtttcccactgaaaaacaatttttctggCAATTTATTCTCATTCACAACAACTCCAGTCGACACAAAAGGTGTAACCGAGTTAGTAATAAAGAAAAGtgacatcacacacacacacctgcagattGAGTCGATGTCCTGTGTGTTCTGGTCTTTTTGTGTTTCCGCCAAACTGTCCCCGAGTGAGATGAGACACTGAGCGAAGCTCTTGTAGATGGTTCCACACGCAGCGGGGATGGCAGCGCCCAAACACACCGGAGCCAAACCTGGAGGAGGGAAAAGGCAGAGATATTTAATGACAAACATGAAGGAACATGGAAAATACAGCAAGAGATATCATTTGttggtaacaaaaaaaatccatctgatGCTTTGATGGATCAACCGAATACAGAGATGTTGCAGTCCATTCATCTGGACAGATTACACTCCATCAAAGCCAAACTGTTTACAAGCTGTCTGAGTACATTGATCAGCTCATAGATTACACATTTCCCTAAGTCAGCACTTTAACTCAACTATCTAAATACAGCAGTGGCATAAAATACTTTGGGTTTAAGATCTCTTCCTGGTTTTGCTGATTTCGCAGCAGGATTTTGTGAGCTCTTCCAGGGTCAGGAGTGCAGCACTCAGCTTTAGGACGTTTCATCACTTCCTGCATCCAGaacatcatttcttttttattattatttatatcatTTTAATGCATTGATTGCTCTCTGGGCGCTAATATCATCCGTGTGTCGAACTCTGGACCTCCCCTGCGATTCTGATCATTTCTGTCTTCATTACAGTCAGAGttatgaataaatgtttaaaacaacataaaaacaacataacgGATGCCTGGATTTTAAACACAgacgtttttatttattatctatttatttttaccccAAAATGTTTCACTCTCTTATAATTAATCAttataaatttaataatttttctacCTTTTCTAGTTTTTCAGTAATCAGTCTCAACAGACATTTTCTATTGTAGgacaaaaattatatatttgaaCAAATTAGCCGGTTTGACTTTGAAAACATGTCTATAAGGGTTTCATGTAGATTTTGTGTTACCAGGATGGATTTGAAGTAGGACTGGACTCACATTTCACTTCTGGAAtgagattaaaatgatttatttcagcaaaacCAGTCGGGCACCATAATTATATCTTTAAAAAGATGAACAACTCTTCTAGAGCCCATATGGGGCTCACCCTGTTTAACGTACAGTTGTCTTgtatcaaaccaaaataaacaattaaaataaaatgtacaccATGCTGTAAttgctattattttaaaaagcaggaaCCGCTGCAAGCATGTTATAACTGTAACAGTTATAACCATGTTTTTTCCTTTAGCTACTGATGTACaactaaatcaaaaacaaagaataaagaCCAGATCATTTTAACAGTAATTCAatagttttaaagtaaatatgctTACTGGACTGGATATCattcctttttaatgttttgtccCTTATAgtgtaaaaaagaaactaaaacagacTGATCTCAGCTGGTTATATTTCCAACTGTAGCTTCAAATCATCATTACTTTAatacagtggttcccaaagagtggggcgcgccccctaggggtggcgcagtgccattgcaggtgGGGAGCGTGAAAGCAGTACAGatgaatgaacaaaaaaaaacagttacacaaaagtgtttcactgtaaagatggtttgtagtgtgttttgttgcaacctgaagtgtgaaataaacttcagtggagtttgaaaacaaaatatgtgtttaggtttatgtgtggttgaacgatgtgtgtgcccagttgatttttttttttcttttttggggattattttattgtaatccgtagaggggcccagaaaatctttgggaacctcTTAATAAATAACAGGTAGCTCTAAAGCactgtgcagcaacaggtgggggaggggcagaaCTGCAGGACTCCTTCATAGAAAAATACAGCTTTCTTTCTTTGGCATTTCATTACAATAAAATGCAAGTATTTCAGCATTATGCCAGAAAAATAccttttatttctgcagcaaTCCTCCCAGCAATTATTAAGattcaaacaaaacattggTCACAAAATCCTTAAAACAGCTAAACCATTAAATCACTAAATCTGCTCGCTCTGCTTTTTATTCACTCTTCTTAAACTTTCAGCAGTATAGATATACTTTATTACCAAAGACTCCTCTAATTATTGAAGTGCATAATTTTACCTGGAGATTTAATCTGTTGCCTACATTTGGGCCCAGAACTTTAATAAGAACTCAGATTGGCTTCACAATTACAAATTTCTCTCAAACCACCTGTAACAAAAATAGCCTACAGCTGGAGTTGtaatgatgtcagaaaataaatcaaaatattttagtttcagtCAGCTAGTAAACTTGAGGTGTGCAGTACTGCATGTTTTGATATCGATCAGATACCAAATAAATACAGAGCCAGCATCACCAATATCGATACTGATGTCAAtactttttatttgagtttatgTGTCATCTCtcttaggtgttttttttattattattttgttcaaatttggCACAGAATTTGAACAAAGTTACAGGtatctacaaaatactttaaaaccATATTAAACCTGTATTGTGTACATatattcctaaataaataaataaagtgcaaaaaaaaatatttcaattgaGGTATGTTTAGAGGTAGATTTGAACAACTACaatgcaaaagtaaaatatcAAGAGGGAATCTAAAACTGAAGTATCGATCCTATTCTGGTACCTATTTCTTATCGATACTATTTTGGATCGATCCAAACTGATATTGATCCACAcataaataactttatttagttgtaagtttgcctttttttctctgcttcttgGCTGTAAATTTGGCAAACATGAATTGACGTTCAACTAAATTTACAGGCAGTTTTAGCTCTTCCTTTTATTTCTCCATGTGTAATTCTTCTCCATACCATTAAACTGTCAGCAACATATTTATACAATTCtcaattaaatgtaacttactGTGCAAACATTTATCTTCAGATTATTTCAAGCTATCAAAAGGACTTTAACATGAACATCTCAGTAAGATAAAAgcataaattagaaaaaaataaaacttttcaagCAATAAGAAAGGTAAACGAAACCAGCTTAAAGCAGCGTAATATCCTTACTGAGGCAGAGAGCGATGGGCAGCAGCACGGCCGCAGCTCCTGGACGGGACTTCATGGCTGAGTTCAGGAGCTGAGAACCACCTCTGACCCGGAGTGAAGCCCCCACTAGCTGGAGGTccaaaaacagaggaaaacgTTGGTGCTATAAAATGTTCTGTGGTGGTCCATCCGTTGGGAAATTGGCAGATTGCAGAAAGAGCGACAATGCTCAGAGGCACAACCGAGCTGGATTAACAGTGACAGAGACCAATGCATCATGCAGCGCAAAGAGGATGTTGTGGCAGTcagtgtgtgtgcgcgcgtgtgtgtgtgtgtgtgtgggtgtgcgtgtgtgtgtgggggtgtgcgcgtgtgtgtgtgtgtgtgtgtgtgtgtgtgtgtgtgtacagcgGGACCAATGACGGCATCCCAACACGGCTCAGTGGATTAAAGCATTCTCATTTCCGGTATTTCAGTATCTGGAGCATTTATTTGAAACACAAATGAATTATGTGGGGTTTAATGGTGATTGTGTTCTCAGCCACACATGGCTGCTGACATCCCTGCatgctgcttttattctgaaacaaGGAGCTATTTTTGACAGTGCTGGACTGAAACATTTCACACAAAAGTGTGAAACGGATTTGTGGTGTTTAGAGACTTTATTTGAGCAGATGGATGACGTCCCAGCGAGGATAAGTTCATCCAGCTCACCTGGGAATGTGACGCAGATGCAGGCTGGCCTTGGAGAATAGCATCCGCTCATGGTACAGTCCCTCCGTACACCTATATGGGTCACCAAGGAGCAGTGGTAAACAGTCCCAACTAGAGACTAAACTGTttcaaaactaactaaaactgCTTCGAGATGTTTTCTGTAAATCATCTTCTTCTCTCTATGCCCTCCAGATGGCACAGATGTATTGTATTAAACATAAGTTcaaatttcagatttctatCGACCGATTCAGAATACGATGCTTTAGAAGCTCATCACCAAGTTGACACAGAAAGAGATGCTTTAATAACTAGAAgctagggctgcaactaacaattattttagtaaatgattgttttatcaattattctgacgattaatcggataaaaaaaatatcacattctacaagatttttcatttaaccgcTAAAAGCTGCACCATTTAAcatctataaaaaatattttttaaatatttgttgaaactgtcactatattGTGACAGTATGATATAAAACAGATAATCTCTGGAAAAATTCTGTGTGTTCTCCCAGTACTCCCATCgttaactagaaacaaccaatcagagccagaaggagggtcttagcgctgtcaatcacccctCCGTTGCTGCTCTCTCCTTTGGTCTCTCAGCTACCacagcctgtcatgaatgctcagttgtttctctgccacaTTTGGCACATTTAGCAGGGAgtacatgagcatgattgacagcgctaagaacctcctcctggctctgattggttgtttttgatcggGAGCTCTGaggcaatagtagctcagggatgAAGTGAAGAAGAATGATCTTTTCACTGATTATATGTCTCTTATTGTAGTACCACGACaatgtgacagttttaacaaatacaaaaacatattttatgtaaaagttacatactgtgCCTTTAATTAACTCCTAATCTTAATTCAATTcatattcaaaaatactttattgatcccagaaGGATATTAAATCAATACATCTCAGTAGCTGATTCTGTACGACAGTGTCCCTCCATACATGTTGGTCCGGGTTTCTCCAGAATCTTTCCCCGGAGAGCCACTGGGATGAGCTCAGATGTCGCCTCCGTCAGCTGGACCTCAGCGGACGGTAACAACAGCTGTGAGCTGATTTACCATCGGAGAGAAAACAGCTGCTTTATGACTCCAGTGGACACCAAATCACTGTTTATCTCTGGGCCCAAGAGGCGGCACAGCGGACCGACGTGTAATAATTGCAATGCGGTCACATGACCTTCTAATAGATGCAGAATAGTTTCCATTAGTTTTTATCCTCCTCTAGTCTGGATGctaaaaaataatgaagaacTGAATTCCTTTAAATAAAGGCTAAAACCACATTTGTTCAGAGTTTACgttaattaataataactggatgGTTGATTCATTCTGTAATCTATTTTTAGACTTTCGTCACTTTCCTTTATTTTGCCACTGACGTTTCTTGCTTGctccttgttttatttttttcattgtggacagcactttgaattgttgctgaaatgtggtacacaaataaatattatttgagCTCTTTACTCCATGTCTtacctccttctctctctccgcATTATTATCTGATTATTGAGAATAAGGGCCACAAGTCCCACCAAAGCATAAAATCGTCAATCATTTAACAAAACTGAGCTAAAGTATTTGTAAAGGTTGCGATTGCAATTaacatttttgatgaaaaatgctCATACATAAAGACATTTTGCTTCTGCCTAAGCAATGTAGTCATGGCAACATTCATAGACTAATGATTGGTGACTGATCGATTGAAAAGTAGCGGGTAGATAAATTGTCTGAGTGATTATCAGTCTAATGGCTGAGGGAAAAACCTGTTCGGGAAGTTAcattaataattgaataaatgaattaaagttGTATGTAGCAAGAAATatctttgtaaaagaaaaacacacaatagGATCAAAAAGCACCACAAAGTTTCACCAGACACTAAGGGACACACAATCATCACCCGGTAGAGTCTTCATGAACAAATCCTTCAAACTCATTTCTCTACGTCACTTGGACCTCTGATCCCGATCTCGGTTTATAATCTGTCCAAAACTACGAATGTTAGGAGACGAAACTGTTTTTCAAATCTTGACACCTTCTAATTACCACAAATTTTGAGTAAATGTTGTAATTATTTCTAACATTTGCTGTTTTATATTCTCCTCGTGTGTCAAACCCTGTTTATTGTCACATTTGCACTCACTCTCACCACATCATCTCCCTGAATGACTGGATGAACCGGACAGGAAAAGCTGCTGTCGGTCCAAACAGGAAGACATCAGTTGTAAAcgacacaaaataaatatagagTTGTGTAAGTTTGATCGACAGCGCTGGATTAAGGAATTATGCAACACTgttgggggtaaaaaaaataaatccagatgaGATTAGGGATCTGGATCCTCGCTCCGTCTATCCATTCATCATCTCTGCTGCTTTCTCTGTTTCATGCACACTGGCACGACAGGTTTCACGCGTTTAGGTTTGCATGGAGGAGCTGCACTAAGTatttcaacatgcaaagaaataATTAGAGAGCTACTATTAAACCTGCAATCAGAAACAGTCATGAATTGAATTAAGGTATAATTATTGGAGCTGAAGGGAGACTAAGCATTTATTTATCTCATCGCCATTTAGAGGTTAAAAATCATGCTGCAACAGTTAGCTGTTTGCTAGTAATTTCTGATCTTTAATTATTATCACTTACAAAATTGGGACAAATCTTGAAGGAAAAAGTCcagtaaatttgatattttagtACTTTAGTGAGTGATAAGCCATAAATACCAAATCAGTTGTGtcttaaaatgatttttcagtGCTGGAACATTAGGTTTTCATACAATTTCTTTTTGGGAGCCATTAAATTCTCTTTCTTACGTCTGAGTTGTTTCAC
This genomic stretch from Xiphophorus hellerii strain 12219 chromosome 4, Xiphophorus_hellerii-4.1, whole genome shotgun sequence harbors:
- the nrn1lb gene encoding neuritin 1-like b — its product is MKSRPGAAAVLLPIALCLSLAPVCLGAAIPAACGTIYKSFAQCLISLGDSLAETQKDQNTQDIDSICRSWNTFHVCAGSALAGCPGEAAAIWESLRQESRKAQFSGNLYDMCASRTTLPPSTLPAPDSSATSDQTNKETLKGHAHKHGSTSISVLLPVCSMLLLLSLKS